One Salmo trutta chromosome 19, fSalTru1.1, whole genome shotgun sequence genomic window carries:
- the LOC115154570 gene encoding galectin-9 — MDYQQPFCNPSVPFTGSIQGALHEGKTITVTGRVLPGARRFHVNLQCGSKEKPDVALHFNPRYDESKHHVACNTMLCSKWGPEERKYYMPMTQEERFTLIFLVNRDSYSVIVNGVHFMEYLHRMLITKVDTIFVYGDVEIESIAFSNPAGLQKQPANQAVVM, encoded by the exons AGCGTGCCATTCACAGGCTCTATCCAGGGAGCTCTGCATGAGGGGAAGACCATCACTGTGACAGGGAGAGTCCTGCCAGGAGCCCGGAG GTTTCATGTGAATTTGCAATGTGGCTCAAAAGAAAAACCTGACGTAGCCCTCCACTTCAACCCCCGATATGATGAATCCAAACACCATGTGGCATGCAACACCATGCTGTGCTCTAAGTGGGGCCCAGAGGAGCGTAAATATTATATGCCCATGACCCAGGAGGAACGATTTACCCTCATATTCCTGGTCAACCGAGATTCATATTCG GTGATTGTGAATGGTGTCCACTTCATGGAGTACCTGCACCGGATGTTAATCACCAAAGTGGACACCATCTTTGTGTATGGGGATGTGGAGATCGAATCCATTGCCTTCTCCAACCCTGCA GGACTCcagaaacaaccagcaaaccaggctgtcgtaaTGTGA